The genomic stretch CACATGTTTCATAACATCAGCAAAATTGCCTGCATGAAAATGATGACGGTAATTCATGTTTTAATTCATTCCTATATCCAACGGGCATTTTAGCATGAAAAAATACTTCTTCATCGCTCGTCTAGTGTTCTAAAATAATCCACCTTCTATTTTCTCACAAGTTGACTGTAATTTATGGATGCAATTCTCCTCCCAGAGTGCTGCCATGTTGATCAAATCCTAGATGATTTAGATCAACATGGTTTCACAATAATCGACAATGTTTATTCACCCGAAATTCACACTGCACTTATCGCAGAATGTACTGACAATTTAAATCGCTTTCGAGAAGCAGCCATTCAAAATGGAGTGATGAATCAAATCCGTAGTGATCATATTCTCTGGATCAATGAAGACTTCAATATTGCAAAACAACATTTACAACTTTTAAATACTTTATCTCAACTTTTTAATCGACATTTTTTCTTAGGTATTCAACACACAGAAGCACATTATGCCTGCTATAACCCAGGTGAATTTTATGCCTTGCATCGTGATAATCCACAACAAAAAAATGGTCGTGTAATTTCCAGCGTTTATTATGTACACCAAGAATGGCAACACGATTGGGGGGGGCAACTTCACCTCCAAGATAAGAATCAGCAATGGCACACGATTCAACCACAACCCAATCGCCTCGCCCTATTTCAAAGCGACTTACTGCATGAAGTCTTAGAAGCCAAGCAACAACGGCTGTCTATTACGGCATGGTTGCGTAGCAACTAATTGCGTAACTTTAAATTTTTTATTTCATCCTCATATAGCAATCATGTTGAAACAGGACGAAATCTTGATGGTTGAACAAGCAAAGCGTGTCATTTCACGCATTGGCAAGACGGATCAGTTGTATTTAATTCAAAATACCCCTGAACTGGCCTTAGAAAGAAGTGATCTCCGTTTACAACTGGTCACCTACAGCAACTCTCGCTCAGAGCAAATTCATTTTTTACAAGAAGCGGTGGTTCTGCTCGAACAAGCACGGGTTGAATTTGAAGAAATGCCAATGCGCTTATATGTCGACTTGTCCCTACATTTGGCAAAAGCTTATATGCTGTATTTTGAAATCACGCGCGAAGTACGTTTTGCCTTAATTACCCAGCAGGTGTTAAAACCGCTAACCAATTCAGGTCATGGTGATATCTTTTTCTTTCTGGCCTATGCCTCTGTACGCAAAGAAGAGTTCGCGATGGCACGGCATTGGCTCAACAAATATGCAAAAACGCATGCATTTGATCAGGAATTGATGCAAAACCACAGCGCCTTCAACTCACTCCGTGACAAAGACTGGTTTATCCAGCTGTGCCAGTCTCGCATGAACTAACCAGCTGTTCGTGCGAAGCCACGATTGAAAGTGTTCGTGATTCGAAGCATAAAAAAACACCCCATAAGGGGTGTTTTTTTATGCTTCGATATCTCACTCAGCAGAGTTCAACATCACTGAAGCTAAATTTGGATGATTAGTTGAACAAATGTGCGATTGCAGCACGTTCTTCTTCTAATTCATTTAGCGTGAAATCCATACGCTCGCGGCTGAATTGATCGATTTCCAATCCTTCAACGCGTGTATATTGACCATTTTCACATGTTACAGGTACGCCATACATCACGCCTTCTGGAATTCCATAAGAACCGTCAGAAGGAATACCCATTGTTACCCACTCACCATTGGTGCCAAGCGCCCAATCGTGCATGTGATCAATAGCAGCATTCGCAGCTGAAGCAGCTGAAGAAAGACCACGCGCTTCAATAATTGCAGCACCACGTTTACCAACAGTTGGAAGGAAAACGTTTGCGTTCCATTCTTGATCGTTGATTAAATCTTTAACATTTTCACCGTTGATGGTTGCAAAACGATAGTCTGCATACATCGTTGGAGAGTGGTTACCCCAAACAGTAAGATTTTTAATGTCTTTAACAGCTTTACCTGTTTTAGCAGCAATTTGGCTTAATGCACGGTTATGATCTAAACGTAACATTGCAGTGAATTGACCTGGGTTTAAATCAGGCGCAGATTTCATTGCGATATAAGCATTGGTATTTGCTGGGTTACCAACAACAAGTACTTTTACGTCACGGCTTGCATGATCGTTAATTGCTTTACCTTGAACAGTAAAGATTTTAGCATTTTCTTGTAGAAGATCAGCACGTTCCATACCTGGACCACGTGGACGAGCACCAACAAGCAAACAATAATCTGCATCTTTAAATGCAACGTTTGGATCATCAGTACCAACCATACCCGCGAGTAATGGGAATGCACAATCTTCAAGTTCCATCATTACGCCTTTAAGCGCTTGTTGAGCTTTCTCAACTGGGATTTCAAGCATTTGCAAAATAACTGGTTGATCTTTTCCTAACATTTCACCGCTTGCGATACGGAATAACAAGCTATAACCAATTTGACCTGCAGCGCCAGTAACGGCAACACGAACGGGTTGCTTCATATCATTATCTCCAATTGAGGATCGTCAATGTGATTAAACAGTTAAGTCCATTTAATCGAATTATCATAAACGGCAAAGATTGTACTCCAAACTTTTGGCTGTTGCATGAAAAACAGTGCCTAATTCAACAAAAGTCTGATAGCAAATTTCAATCAAAGTGCAGTTTCGTCTGTGCTTATTTAATAACTTCCTTTGATGTCAAACGCTGACGGGCAATTTGAGACCACTTGGCTAGCACATTGCTTATATTCACCATTGGTCTTATAACACACGCGAATTTCAGTCAAAACCGGTCGAGATTTAATATTCTGGCAACTAAAACGAATACCATCACTGGGCATCCCTGGATTTAATTTTAAAAATTGAGCCTTTAAATAATTCTGCTGAATCTTCCGATCTTCATATACGGTCAGTTCAGAAGGAATTTTAAGTTTTTCAGCAAAATTAATAATCGTACGAAAATATTGGCTGGCATTCATCGGCACACAGCCCCCAATATTGCGCCAAAGCTGAAAACGAACAGCATCTTCTGGCATCACTCTCACCACCACCTTGGCTTGCAAGGGAGAGAGAACAGGAGAAGACTGGGTTGTACAATTATTGCTATTAATTTCTGGCATCAAACCAGTAATGGTTAATGAATAGCCTTCCAAACATTTACGTTGTTTCGCGCTATTTCGATCTAAT from Acinetobacter pullicarnis encodes the following:
- a CDS encoding 2OG-Fe(II) oxygenase codes for the protein MDAILLPECCHVDQILDDLDQHGFTIIDNVYSPEIHTALIAECTDNLNRFREAAIQNGVMNQIRSDHILWINEDFNIAKQHLQLLNTLSQLFNRHFFLGIQHTEAHYACYNPGEFYALHRDNPQQKNGRVISSVYYVHQEWQHDWGGQLHLQDKNQQWHTIQPQPNRLALFQSDLLHEVLEAKQQRLSITAWLRSN
- a CDS encoding malate dehydrogenase; the encoded protein is MKQPVRVAVTGAAGQIGYSLLFRIASGEMLGKDQPVILQMLEIPVEKAQQALKGVMMELEDCAFPLLAGMVGTDDPNVAFKDADYCLLVGARPRGPGMERADLLQENAKIFTVQGKAINDHASRDVKVLVVGNPANTNAYIAMKSAPDLNPGQFTAMLRLDHNRALSQIAAKTGKAVKDIKNLTVWGNHSPTMYADYRFATINGENVKDLINDQEWNANVFLPTVGKRGAAIIEARGLSSAASAANAAIDHMHDWALGTNGEWVTMGIPSDGSYGIPEGVMYGVPVTCENGQYTRVEGLEIDQFSRERMDFTLNELEEERAAIAHLFN
- a CDS encoding ribonuclease T2 family protein, which translates into the protein MRCCAYMLGTTTLFFVLGASQSHAAATLQGYVMQVEMSPAICALDRNSAKQRKCLEGYSLTITGLMPEINSNNCTTQSSPVLSPLQAKVVVRVMPEDAVRFQLWRNIGGCVPMNASQYFRTIINFAEKLKIPSELTVYEDRKIQQNYLKAQFLKLNPGMPSDGIRFSCQNIKSRPVLTEIRVCYKTNGEYKQCASQVVSNCPSAFDIKGSY